A single genomic interval of Terriglobales bacterium harbors:
- a CDS encoding DUF5668 domain-containing protein, protein MTYIRNRACGCTRCRACGLWWPAMLVLFGVLVLLHNFNLAYMDKTWPLLLIVAGALWVFQSSASTAGHVEPAPPAAPAPPRTQPPPASGDDTQVHHG, encoded by the coding sequence ATGACCTACATCCGCAATCGTGCCTGCGGCTGCACCCGCTGCCGTGCCTGCGGCCTGTGGTGGCCGGCCATGCTCGTGCTCTTTGGAGTGCTCGTGCTGCTCCACAACTTCAACCTCGCCTACATGGACAAGACTTGGCCCTTGTTGCTGATCGTCGCCGGCGCCCTCTGGGTCTTCCAGTCGTCGGCGTCCACCGCCGGCCACGTCGAGCCGGCGCCCCCGGCAGCTCCCGCTCCTCCTCGGACCCAACCACCCCCCGCCAGCGGGGACGATACGCAGGTGCATCATGGCTAG
- a CDS encoding B-box zinc finger protein — protein sequence MNCATHTTVPAAAYCRTCGKALCEECKREVRGVIYCEECIARRMEATMPTAAPGAPAGAAAPAASPGGSNAVAATLLGFIPGVGQMYNGEFGKAFLYVVIFASLVWASDRADVFGLFAFVFYFYMVFDAYRVAKARQLGQPVPADLFGMGGSSVDSSASGLRHEFAHVPIGAIVLIVLGALFLLENLWHFHLAWIGRLWPLILIAIGIRIFMRRSTRQSGRTQ from the coding sequence ATGAACTGCGCCACTCATACCACCGTGCCTGCCGCGGCCTACTGCCGGACCTGCGGCAAGGCCCTCTGCGAGGAGTGCAAGCGCGAGGTCCGCGGCGTCATCTACTGCGAGGAGTGCATCGCCCGCCGCATGGAAGCCACCATGCCCACCGCCGCCCCCGGCGCCCCCGCGGGCGCGGCCGCTCCGGCCGCTTCGCCGGGCGGCTCCAACGCCGTGGCGGCCACTCTGCTGGGCTTCATTCCCGGCGTGGGCCAGATGTACAACGGCGAATTCGGCAAGGCCTTCCTCTACGTGGTCATCTTCGCCAGCCTGGTCTGGGCCAGTGACCGCGCCGATGTCTTCGGCCTGTTCGCGTTCGTCTTCTACTTCTACATGGTCTTCGACGCTTACCGCGTCGCCAAGGCGCGGCAGCTCGGCCAGCCCGTCCCCGCCGACCTTTTCGGCATGGGGGGCAGCAGCGTCGACAGCTCCGCCTCCGGCCTCCGCCATGAGTTCGCCCACGTGCCCATCGGGGCCATCGTGCTGATCGTCCTGGGCGCCCTCTTCCTGCTGGAGAACCTCTGGCACTTCCACCTGGCCTGGATCGGCCGGCTCTGGCCGCTGATCCTGATCGCCATCGGCATCCGCATCTTCATGCGCCGCTCCACCCGGCAGAGCGGGAGGACGCAATGA
- a CDS encoding zf-HC2 domain-containing protein, which translates to MDTESKHGTPCSQFDALLAEAVEGTLAEAQRAAFQAHVAACPHCGPLFTEAQAGRRLLQALPEVEPPRNLVHNILAATSGREETQPAAQPGWIRRLWEPLAPVLGPAWATVRQPRFAMSFGMAFFSVTLVLNLLGVKLSDLRPADLRPSALRFNAERALDETTARVTKYYENLRLVYELQSRVRDLRNAAEPAPQPAPPPKQEPQKRDPHDTSGQPDPKDQNYSEERGDVVLASAPRKSTPWVPVPGNRDRRTI; encoded by the coding sequence ATGGACACCGAAAGCAAACACGGAACCCCCTGCAGCCAGTTCGATGCGCTGCTGGCCGAGGCGGTCGAGGGGACCCTGGCGGAGGCCCAGCGGGCCGCCTTCCAGGCCCACGTGGCCGCCTGCCCGCACTGCGGGCCCCTGTTCACCGAGGCGCAGGCGGGACGGCGCCTGCTGCAGGCGCTCCCCGAAGTCGAGCCGCCCCGCAACCTGGTGCACAACATCCTGGCCGCCACCAGCGGCCGAGAGGAGACGCAGCCCGCCGCTCAGCCCGGCTGGATCCGCCGCCTGTGGGAGCCCCTGGCCCCGGTGCTGGGCCCGGCCTGGGCGACCGTGCGCCAGCCCCGCTTTGCCATGTCCTTCGGCATGGCCTTCTTCTCCGTCACCCTCGTCCTGAATCTGCTGGGGGTGAAGCTGAGTGACCTGCGTCCCGCCGACCTGCGCCCCAGCGCCCTGCGCTTCAACGCCGAACGCGCCCTGGACGAGACCACCGCTCGCGTCACCAAGTACTACGAGAACCTCCGCCTGGTGTACGAGTTGCAGTCGCGGGTGCGCGACCTGCGCAACGCCGCCGAACCAGCTCCCCAGCCCGCTCCTCCCCCCAAGCAGGAGCCGCAGAAGCGCGACCCCCACGACACCAGCGGCCAGCCCGACCCCAAGGACCAGAATTACAGCGAGGAGCGCGGGGACGTGGTGCTGGCCTCCGCGCCCCGCAAGTCCACTCCATGGGTTCCAGTCCCCGGGAACCGGGACAGGAGAACCATATGA